From the genome of Pelomonas sp. SE-A7, one region includes:
- a CDS encoding 3-(methylthio)propionyl-CoA ligase, whose translation MNGQMMQQPLLISMLLVHAERHHAEQEIVTRRCEGDIHRTTYKQLAQRSRRLAKALAQLGVQDGDVVGTLAWNTDRHMELYYAVSGSGAVLHTLNPRLHPEQLCWIAAHAEDQVLCFDLTFLPLVEAVAAKLTKVKHFVLMTDRAHMPKESKIPDLLCYEELIEGQDDGFIWPRFDENRASSLCYTSGTTGNPKGVLYSHRSTVLHTYAAALPDALNCSAREVILPVVPMFHVNAWGLPYIACMTGAKLVFPGPGLDGKSLHELFESERVTVSAGVPTVWQGLLAHVEANGLSFSTMRRTIIGGSACPPAMMRAFQEKYAVEVLHAWGMTELSPLGTVCTFKPSQLDYSKEERYAVQAKQGRAIFGIDMKVVDEEGKELAWDGKTSGELLVRGPWVVGDYLKGEGGNPLVDGWFPTGDVAHIDAAGFMQITDRAKDVIKSGGEWIGSIDLENIAMAHPAVAMAACVAARHPKWDERPLLIVVKKPGAEVTREALLQFYEGKIAKWWTPDDVVFVDAIPLGATGKMQKNKLREQFQDHLLQAAPSA comes from the coding sequence ATGAACGGACAAATGATGCAGCAGCCGCTGCTGATCTCCATGCTGCTGGTCCATGCGGAGCGCCACCACGCCGAGCAGGAGATCGTGACCCGCCGCTGCGAGGGCGATATCCATCGCACCACCTACAAGCAGCTGGCCCAGCGCTCGCGCCGCCTGGCCAAGGCCCTGGCCCAGCTGGGCGTGCAGGACGGCGATGTCGTCGGCACCCTGGCCTGGAACACCGACCGCCATATGGAGCTGTACTATGCCGTGTCCGGCTCGGGCGCCGTGCTGCACACGCTGAACCCGCGCCTGCATCCGGAGCAGCTGTGCTGGATAGCCGCCCATGCCGAGGACCAGGTGCTTTGCTTCGACCTGACCTTCCTGCCCCTGGTCGAGGCCGTGGCCGCCAAGCTGACGAAGGTGAAGCACTTCGTGCTGATGACGGACCGGGCCCACATGCCCAAGGAAAGCAAGATCCCCGATCTGCTTTGCTACGAGGAGCTGATCGAAGGCCAGGACGACGGCTTCATCTGGCCCCGCTTCGACGAGAACCGCGCCTCCAGCCTCTGCTACACCAGCGGCACGACCGGCAATCCCAAGGGCGTGCTCTACAGCCACCGCTCCACCGTTCTGCACACCTATGCGGCCGCGCTGCCCGATGCGCTGAACTGCTCGGCCCGCGAGGTGATCCTCCCGGTGGTGCCCATGTTCCACGTCAACGCCTGGGGCCTGCCGTACATCGCCTGCATGACCGGCGCCAAGCTGGTGTTCCCGGGCCCGGGCCTCGATGGCAAGAGCCTGCATGAGCTGTTCGAAAGCGAGCGCGTGACCGTCTCGGCCGGCGTGCCCACGGTCTGGCAGGGTCTGCTGGCCCATGTGGAAGCCAATGGTCTGAGCTTCAGCACCATGCGCCGCACCATCATCGGCGGCTCGGCCTGCCCGCCGGCCATGATGCGCGCCTTCCAGGAGAAATACGCGGTCGAGGTGCTGCATGCCTGGGGCATGACCGAGCTGAGCCCGCTGGGCACGGTCTGCACCTTCAAGCCCAGCCAGCTGGACTACAGCAAGGAAGAGCGCTATGCGGTGCAGGCCAAGCAGGGCCGCGCCATCTTCGGCATAGACATGAAGGTGGTGGACGAAGAGGGCAAGGAACTGGCCTGGGACGGCAAGACCAGCGGCGAGCTGCTGGTGCGCGGCCCCTGGGTGGTCGGCGACTACCTGAAGGGCGAGGGCGGCAATCCGCTGGTGGACGGCTGGTTCCCCACCGGCGACGTGGCCCATATAGACGCGGCCGGCTTCATGCAGATCACCGACCGCGCCAAGGACGTGATCAAGTCCGGCGGCGAATGGATTGGTTCCATCGACCTGGAGAACATCGCCATGGCCCATCCGGCCGTGGCCATGGCGGCCTGCGTGGCGGCCCGCCATCCCAAGTGGGACGAGCGCCCGCTCCTGATCGTGGTGAAGAAGCCCGGCGCCGAAGTCACCCGCGAGGCCTTGCTGCAGTTCTACGAAGGCAAGATCGCCAAGTGGTGGACCCCGGACGACGTGGTCTTCGTCGACGCGATCCCGCTGGGCGCCACCGGCAAGATGCAGAAGAACAAGCTGCGCGAGCAGTTCCAGGACCATCTGCTGCAGGCCGCCCCGTCGGCCTGA
- a CDS encoding haloalkane dehalogenase encodes MELLRTPDERFADLPDYPFQANYLPLESGPRVHYVDEGPRDGKPVLMLHGEPTWSYLYRHMIPPVAAAGLRVLAPDLVGFGKSDKPLRREAHSYEGQVAWMREWLEALDLRGVTLVCQDWGSLIGLRLLAECPERFDRVLLGNGGLPTHELKIGWAFPLWRAFSRWSPWFPIGWIVQGGTRRRLSRAERAAYDAPFPDAAHAVAARVYPSLVPVLGFNPRGSDDNGRAWRVLEQWHKPFICCYSDGDPITRGLDREFRRRVPGAAGQPHCTLRGGHFLQEDDAVRFAQLIIATCKPPSCQGLE; translated from the coding sequence ATGGAACTGCTGCGTACCCCCGACGAGCGCTTCGCCGATCTGCCCGACTATCCGTTCCAGGCCAACTACCTGCCGCTGGAGTCCGGCCCGCGCGTCCATTACGTGGACGAGGGCCCGCGCGATGGCAAGCCGGTGCTGATGCTGCATGGCGAGCCGACCTGGTCTTACCTGTACCGCCACATGATTCCGCCGGTGGCGGCCGCCGGCTTGCGCGTGCTGGCGCCCGACCTGGTCGGTTTCGGCAAGTCCGACAAGCCGCTGCGCCGCGAGGCTCACAGCTACGAAGGCCAGGTGGCCTGGATGCGCGAGTGGCTGGAGGCGCTGGACCTGCGCGGCGTCACGCTGGTCTGCCAGGACTGGGGCTCGCTGATCGGGCTGCGCCTGCTGGCCGAATGCCCGGAGCGCTTCGACCGTGTGCTGCTCGGCAACGGCGGCCTGCCCACGCATGAGCTGAAGATCGGCTGGGCCTTTCCGCTGTGGCGGGCCTTCTCGCGCTGGAGCCCCTGGTTCCCGATCGGCTGGATCGTGCAAGGCGGCACCCGCCGGCGGCTGAGCCGGGCCGAGCGGGCGGCCTATGACGCGCCATTCCCGGATGCCGCCCATGCAGTGGCTGCCCGGGTCTATCCCTCGCTGGTGCCGGTGCTCGGCTTCAACCCGCGCGGCAGCGACGACAACGGTCGCGCCTGGCGCGTGCTGGAGCAGTGGCACAAGCCCTTCATCTGCTGCTACAGCGACGGTGACCCCATCACCCGCGGGCTGGACCGCGAGTTCCGCCGTCGCGTCCCTGGTGCCGCCGGGCAGCCGCATTGCACCTTGCGCGGTGGCCATTTCCTGCAGGAGGACGACGCCGTGCGCTTTGCGCAGCTGATCATTGCCACCTGCAAGCCCCCGTCTTGCCAAGGACTCGAATGA